DNA sequence from the Brachybacterium sp. P6-10-X1 genome:
AGACCTTCCGCGTCCGCAAGATCTCCTTCGGCGTCGGCGTCGAGCGCGTGTTCCCCGTGCACGCCCCGACCGTCGACAAGATCGAAGTCGTCACCCGCGGTGACGTGCGTCGCGCGAAGCTGTACTACCTGCGCAACCTCACGGGCAAGAAGGCCCGCATCAAGGAGAAGCGCACCCACTCCTGATCCAGGAATGCATCGCGATCCCGTGCGCGGACGGCGGCGGCCCCACCCGGTGGTGGCCGCCGCCGTCTGCGTCGTGCTGCTCCTGGTCGCAGCCGGGACGGTGCGGCATGTCGTGGTCCGCCCCTTCCGGGTGCCGTCGGCATCCATGGAGCCCGCGCTCGTCGCGGGAGACGTGATCCTCGCCGATCGCTCCACGCGGGGGACCGCGACACGCGGGGACGTCGTCGTCTTCGACGGCACCGGATACTTCGCCCCGTCGGCCGAGGACGGGGGCCGGTACTGGGTCAAGCGCGTGATCGGCGTCGGCGGCGACCGGGTGCGCTGCTGCGACCCGGACGGCGCGATCACCATCGACGGCGAACCGCTCCAGGAGCCCTACCTGGCCCCGGGCACGGCTCCCAGCGAGATCGAGTTCGATCTGCGCGTTCCCCCCGGGCGCATGTTCGTGCTCGGCGACAACCGCTCGGACTCCACGGATTCGCGGCATCTGCTGGGGGCGCCGGGGGGCGGGATGATCCCTGTTGACCGGGTCGTGGGCGACGTCGATCGCATCGTGTGGCCTCTCACGCGTCGCGGTACGGTCTGACACGCAGGTTGTGCGGATAGTATCGCCGCGATGAACGCGTCCGAAGAGCCCCACCGTGCCGAGTCCCATTCCCAGGACGCCGCACCGGAGGAGGATGCCCCCGGGAGGCACCGGGCGACTCAGCGCCCCGGCCGCCGTGCCCGGATGCCGCTGTGGCTGGACACGGTGGTCACCATGGTCGTCGCCCTGCTCATCGCGGTGCTGGTCAAGACGTTCCTGATCCAGCCGTTCTACATCCCGTCGGCGTCGATGAACCCCACGCTGCTCGAGAACGACAAGATCCTGGTCTCGAAGCTGACCCCGGGCGTGTTCGACCTGCACCGGGGCGACGTCATCGTCTTCGAGGACCCGGACAACTGGATCCCCGGGGATGCGACCGAGAACCCCACCCCCCGGGTGCGGGTGATGATGGTGCTCAGCCTCGTCGGCCTCGCCCCCGATCCCTCCCAGGACCATCTGGTCAAGCGGCTCATCGGGCTGCCCGGCGATCACGTCGAGTGCGAGGAGCAGGGCGGACCGCTGACGGTCAACGGCGTCGAGCTCGACGAGCCCTACACCAATCAGGCCACCTCGCCCTGCCAGGTCGCCTTCGACGTCACCGTGCCCGAGGACCGGGTGTGGGTGATGGGCGACAACCGCCATGCCTCCGCGGACTCCGCCTGGCACGAGTCCCAGGGCGAGAACGGTTTCGTCCCCGAGTCGAACATCACCGGCAAGGCCGAGGTCGTCTTCTGGCCCGTCTCCCGGTGGGGCGGTCTGGGCGACGGCCGCGACAGCTTCACCGACGTCCCCGACCAGCCGTGACCGTCACACTGCCCACCCTCGACCTCGAGCTCGCCCTGGCCGCCCGCTGCGGACCGGGACGGCGCCTCGTCGTCGGCCTCGACGAGGTCGGTCGCGGCGCGCTGGCGGGCCCCGTCGCCATGGGCGCCTGCGCGCTCGAGATCGTCGACGGACGGACCCCCGCCCTGCCCGAGGGCGTGCGGGACTCGAAGAAGCTCAGCCCGCGACGCCGGGAGGCGCTGGTGGAGCCGATCCTGAAGGCGGTCCATGCCGGGGCGGTCGGATGGGCGGGTCCCGCCGAGATCGACGAGTTCGGCATCGTGGGGGCACTGACCCGGGCCGGCCTGCGCGCCCTCGAGGGTCTCGGCGTCGAGCCCGATGCGATCCTGCTGGACGGCGACGCCGACGTGCTCTCCGCCGCGCTGGTCCGTCCGGACAGACCGGCGCCCGTGGTCGAGCTGCGGGTCGCGGCCGACCGGGACTGCGCGAGCGTCTCCGCCGCCAGCGTGCTGGCGAAGGTCGCCCGCGATGCGCACATGGTCGAGCTCGACGGCCTCGCCCCGGAGTACTGCTGGGCGTCGAACAAGGGGTACGGCTCGGCCGCGCATCGGGAGGCCATCGACCGGCTCGGAGTCCACGAGCACCACCGTCGCAGCTGGCGGCTCGGCTCCGCCCCCGGGGCCCCGGTGGCGGCGCTGACCGCGGTGGGTCCGGCCCCCGCGGCTGCGGAGGAACCGGCGGCCTCCGCGGCACCGGTGGTGCCCACCTCCGTGCCCGCACCTGCTCCCAGCCCCGCTGGCGTACTGTGGAGCGACCAGTGGCCCCTGCAGCACAAGGAGGAGCGTCGGTGAGCGCGCAGGATCTCGAGAACTACGAGTCCGACCTCGAACTCCAGCTGTTCCGCGAATACCGCGACGTGGTCAGCCTGTTCACCTACGTGGTCGAGACGGAGCGGCGCTTCTACCTCGCCAACCAGGTCGACCTCCAGGTCCGCTCCGGCGGCGGCGAGGTGTTCTACGAGCTGCGTCTGGCCGACGTGTGGGTCTGGGACATCTACCGCTCCAACCGCTTCGTGCGCTCGGTGCGCGTGGTGACGTTCAAGGACGTCAACATCGAGGAGCTCAACAAGCCGGACATCTCCTTGCCCTGACCACCGCCTCGACCTCGGGGCGGGCGGCCCAGCGCCGGTCGGCGCCGGTCTGCTCCGCCCTTCCTCCCCAGAGGGTGCTCGTCCACAGAACGGGCGGCCGGGGCTGTGCCGCGAGCGGGATCCATCCACGCTGGCGGGCATGAACTCCCTCGCCTCCACCCCGCGACCCGCGACCGACAGTCCTCCACCTCGTCCTCCCCGCCCCGCCGACGGCACGGTCCCGCCGTCGGAAGAGGCTCCTGTGGTGGGCGAGGCGGGACATCCGCCGGTCGCCGGGCCCTCCGCCCCGCCGGGGCGTCGCAGGGTCCGGGAGATGACCACCGCGGAGCTGGGACGGGCGGGGGAGGACCTCGCCGCCGAGCACCTGGTGGCCTGCGGATGGCAGATCATCGAGCGCAACCTCCAGCTCTCCCAGGGTGAGCTCGACATCGTCGCCCTCGCGCACACGACCCTCGTCTTCGTCGAGGTCAAGACACGCCGCACGTTCGTCACCGGAGTGCCGCAGGCCGCTGTCACCACCGCGAAGCTGCGACGTCTGCGACGACTGGCGGGGGAGTACCTCATGGAGCGGTCCACCCCGCATCGGGACGTGCGCGTCGACGTGATCGGTGTCCATGCGCACCTCGACGGGACCTTCTCCCTCGAGCATCTCGAAGCGGTGTGAGGATGGGCCACGCACGCACGCTCTCGGTCAGCCTCTCCGGTCTCGACGGGACGCTCGTCGAGGTCGAGGCCGACGTCTCCCCGGGACTGCCGGCCTTCACCCTCGTGGGGCTGCCGGATTCCTCCACGCTGCAGGCGAGGGAGCGGGTGAGGGCCGCCACCGCCCACAGCGGCGTCCCTCTGGCCGCCCGCCGGATCACCGTGAACATGACACCGGCCTGGCGGCCCAAACGCGGGTCCGGGTTCGACCTCGCCATCGCGATGGCGGTCGTGGACGCCCAGGGCGACCTCCTCGTCCACGTCCCCGGCGACACGGTGCTGCTGGGAGAACTGGGGCTGGATGGGCGCGTCCGCCCGATCCCCGGGGTGCTGCCGGCGCTGCTGGCGGCGCGCGGCCTGGGGATCTCCCGGGCAGTGGTCCCGCAGCAGAACCTGACCGAGGCGCGGCTGGTCGACGGGCTCGAGGTCGACGGCGCCGAGGATCTCACCGACCTCCTGCACCGCTTCGGGGCCGACGTCCCGTCCTCCCCGGTGCGCCAGAGCCTGCAGCTGACCGCACCGCGTCCGGGGGCGATGGATCGACCCGGCCCCGCCGCACCCCCGGACTTCGCCGACGTCCTCGGCCAGGCCCAGGCACGCCGCGCTGCCGAGGTCGCCGCCGCGGGAGGGCACCACCTGCTGCTGACGGGGCCACCGGGGGCCGGCAAGACGATGATCGCCTCCCGCATCCCGGGGATCCTCCCCGAGCTCGAGATCGACGACTCCTTGACGGTCTCGGCGATCCACTCGCTCGGCGGCCGTTTCGATGCCGACGACGGGCTCTGTCGGACGCCCCCGTTCGAGAGTCCGCATCACACCTCCAGCACCGCGGCGATCGTCGGGGGAGGGTCCGGGCTGGCCCGTCCCGGAGCGATCTCCCGCGCCCATGCCGGGGTCCTCTTCCTCGACGAGGCCCCCGAGTTCTCCTCCCGCGTGCTCGAGGCGCTGCGCGAACCGCTCGAGACCGGGGACATCACCCTCCACCGCGCCCGCGCGGTGACCCGATACCCGGCGCGCTTCCAGCTGGTCCTGGCGGCCAACCCGTGCCCCTGCGGCCAAGCCTTCGGCAAGGGTGCAGGATGCTCCTGCACCGCGATGCAGAAACGGCGGTACGCAGCACGCCTTTCCGGACCGGTGCTGGACCGCATCGACATGCGCGTGCAGGTGGGCCCGGTGGACATCCGCCGCACCAGCGAGACGGAGGCCGAGCCCACGGCCGTGATCGCCCAGCGGGTGGCCGCGGCACGTCGGCGCCAGCGCCAGCGGTTCGCGGGCCTGCCCTGGCGCACCAACGCCCAGCTGCCCGGGCCCCGGCTGCGCCGGGAGTTCTCACCCCGGTTGCCCGAGCGCCGCCTCCTGGACCATGCCGTCGCCCAGGGTCGGCTGACTCTGCGCGGCCACGACCGGGTCCTGCGTCTGGCCTGGACCCTGGCCGATCTCGACGAGTCGGACCGGCCCGACGCCGAGCACATCGGCCTCGCCCTCACCCTGCGCGAAGGAGAACCGCGATGACCCCCTCGACCTCGACCCCCGCACCGGCCGATGACCCTGCCGACCGCCTCGCCAGGATCACCTGGTCCCTGATCGCCGAGCCCTCGGATCCCGTCGCCCTGCTGGCCCGCAGCCTCCTCGGCCCTGTCGAGGCCCTGACCCTCGCCCGGGAGGGAACCGACACGGAACTGACCACGCGGCTCGGCGGCGAGCTCCCGGCCGACGCCGCCGAGCCAGGTGCCCCTCACGAGCGGTCCCGGCGCGCCCTGGCCCGCTGGCGCTCCCGCTGGGCCGAGATCGACCTCGATGCGGTCCTCGAGGACGCCGGGCGCCGTCGGATCCGGATCCTCACCCCGGCGGACCCGGAGTGGCCCGCGCCCCTGGCGGACCTGCAGGAGACCAGCCCCCATTGCCTGTGGGTGCAGGGCCCGGGGCGGCTCGACGAGCTGATCGCGTCCCGCTGCGCCGCGATCGTCGGCTCCCGCGCCTCGACCCCCTACGGGGAGGACGCCGCCACTGGCTTCGGGGCGGAGCTCGCCGCCCGCGGTGGCACCGTCGTCTCCGGCGGCGCCTACGGGATCGACGCCGCCGCCCATCGCGGGGCGCTCGCGGCACCCGATGGGGCGACGGTCGCCGTGCTCGCCGGCGGGCTCGACCGTCTCTATCCCGGGGGGAACACCGACCTGCTCGAACGCATCCGGGACGACCACCTCGTGCTCAGCGAGGCCCCGCCGGGGACCGCCCCCACCCGGTGGCGCTTCCTGGCCCGCAACCGCCTGATCGCGGCATTGGGCCAGGCCGTGCTGGTGGTCGAGGCCTCCTGGCGCTCCGGGGCGCTGTCCACCGCGCGCCTCGCGGATCAGCTCTCGCGCCCGGTCGGCGCCGTGCCCGGACCGATCACCTCCGCGGCGAGCGCCGGATGCCACCGCGTCATCCGCGAGCGAGGAGCCGTGCTGGTCACCGAACCGTCCGAGCTGCTGGACCTGCTCCCCGGCGGCCCCGCCGCCGGGGACGGGAGCTTCGCGGTCCAGGACGAGCTCGATCTGCTCAGCCCTGCCGATCGGCGGGTCCTGGATGCGGTGCCCCCGCGCTCGAGCCTCGCCATCGCCCGCATCGCCCGCGAGGTCGGTTTCGGGCAGGCGGAGGTCGACGCCGCGCTGGCACGCCTGGCCCTGCTGGGACTCGTGGAGACGCTGGGGGACCGTGCGCGACGCGCCCGACCTCGCAGGTGACGAGAGCTCCGGCCTCGGGATGAGGGACCATGGGGCCATGACAGCCGCGTCGGAGTCCTCCGGAGAGGTGAAGCCTTCCGGGCAGGCGGAGCCCGCCCTCGAGGCCGTGGTCTCCGCCTTCGCCGAGCATCTCCGTCTCGAGCGGGGGCGCTCGGAGCACACCGTGCGGGCTTACTGCCGGGAGGCCACGAGCCTTCTCGAGCATCTGGCCGCCGTCGAGCGCGTCGATCTGGTCGAGCTCGACGTGGCCGCGCTGCGCTCCTGGCTGGCGGCACGCTCGGAGACCGGTGCGGCGGCCAGCACGCTCGCCCGCTCGGCGGCCGCAGCGCGCACCTTCACCACCTGGCTCGCGACCACCGGCCGCATCCCACAGGATGTCGGGGGGCGCCTGAAGGCACCGCGCCGGGGCCGTCATCTGCCGGTCGTGCTCTCGGGGGACCAGGCCGCGGACCTGCTGGACGGGGTCACCGCCGCCCCCGAGCGCCCCGCCCCACCCGACGGGAACGCGCCCCCTGACCCGATCGAGGCACCGCTATCCTCCGACCCGAGCCACGCTCCTGATCCGTCGGAGGCCCGCGATCCGGATCGTGATCCGCACCGCGGCCACGGCACGACGGAGGCGACCGTCCCGGGCGAGGACCCCGTGCAGCACGCGATCGCGCTGCGCGATGCGGCGGTGCTCGAGCTGCTGTACTCCTCGGGACTGCGCGTGTCGGAACTGGTCGCGCTGGACACCCGGGGCGTCGACAGCACCCAGCGGACCGTGCGGGTGCGCGGCAAGGGGGACAAGGAGCGCGTCGTCCCGGTCGGGATTCCCGCGCTCGAGGCCGTACAGCGGTGGGAGCTCGAGGGCCGTCCCGTCCTCGCCGGCCGGGCTCGGACCGTGGCACGGAACCGCGGGACACCGGACCCGAGGGGGGCTCTGTTCCTGGGCGTGCGCGGCGGCCGACTCGGGGACCGCGCGGTGCGCACTCTGATCGATCGCTACGCGACCCGGGCCGGCATCGCCAAGCACATCACCCCGCACACCCTGCGCCACAGCGCGGCCACCCATCTCGTCGAGGGCGGGGCGGACCTGCGCAGCGTCCAGGACTTCCTCGGGCACTCCTCGCTGGCGACCACACAGATCTACACGCACGTCAGCGCGGACCGCCTGCGGCGGACGATCGACCAGGCCCACCCCCGCGCCTGACGGACACCGCCGAGACCCCGGAGCGGAAGGTGCCCTTCATCTCGCCAGCGCGATCCGCACACCGGCCCCGGCACCCGTCGTCGCCGCGCGGTCCGTGCTCCGCGGCGGGATGCGGGGCGGTGGACGGGAGACCGGCGGGTGCGAGAGCGAATCCGACCTCGCTTCTGTCTCCTCCGCGACGGCTCGTCCCTCGGTCGTCGCCCGCTCCTCCGTGACCGTGCGCCCCGCCACCGCGCCCCTGGCCGTCGCCCGTCCGTCCGATGACCACGGCAGCAGCACGCTGGGGCCTCGCGCCCCGAGCAGCACCTCCGGATCAAGGTATCCCTGGCCCCGACGCGCCCCCAGATGCAGACACATCC
Encoded proteins:
- a CDS encoding YraN family protein translates to MTTAELGRAGEDLAAEHLVACGWQIIERNLQLSQGELDIVALAHTTLVFVEVKTRRTFVTGVPQAAVTTAKLRRLRRLAGEYLMERSTPHRDVRVDVIGVHAHLDGTFSLEHLEAV
- a CDS encoding murein hydrolase activator EnvC is translated as MVHPFDAPEDPYGPGHRGIDVAVPGGGTPVRAVEAGTVRFSGSVAGRGVVSVLHADGLISTYEPVAGTLAEGTKVRAGEMLGVVAESEASHCSGRMCLHLGARRGQGYLDPEVLLGARGPSVLLPWSSDGRATARGAVAGRTVTEERATTEGRAVAEETEARSDSLSHPPVSRPPPRIPPRSTDRAATTGAGAGVRIALAR
- the lepB gene encoding signal peptidase I; translated protein: MNASEEPHRAESHSQDAAPEEDAPGRHRATQRPGRRARMPLWLDTVVTMVVALLIAVLVKTFLIQPFYIPSASMNPTLLENDKILVSKLTPGVFDLHRGDVIVFEDPDNWIPGDATENPTPRVRVMMVLSLVGLAPDPSQDHLVKRLIGLPGDHVECEEQGGPLTVNGVELDEPYTNQATSPCQVAFDVTVPEDRVWVMGDNRHASADSAWHESQGENGFVPESNITGKAEVVFWPVSRWGGLGDGRDSFTDVPDQP
- the rplS gene encoding 50S ribosomal protein L19, which translates into the protein MQKLDELDQASLREDVPDFRAGDNVKVHVKVIEGNRSRIQVFQGYVIGRQGHGVGETFRVRKISFGVGVERVFPVHAPTVDKIEVVTRGDVRRAKLYYLRNLTGKKARIKEKRTHS
- a CDS encoding DUF2469 domain-containing protein, giving the protein MSAQDLENYESDLELQLFREYRDVVSLFTYVVETERRFYLANQVDLQVRSGGGEVFYELRLADVWVWDIYRSNRFVRSVRVVTFKDVNIEELNKPDISLP
- the dprA gene encoding DNA-processing protein DprA, coding for MTPSTSTPAPADDPADRLARITWSLIAEPSDPVALLARSLLGPVEALTLAREGTDTELTTRLGGELPADAAEPGAPHERSRRALARWRSRWAEIDLDAVLEDAGRRRIRILTPADPEWPAPLADLQETSPHCLWVQGPGRLDELIASRCAAIVGSRASTPYGEDAATGFGAELAARGGTVVSGGAYGIDAAAHRGALAAPDGATVAVLAGGLDRLYPGGNTDLLERIRDDHLVLSEAPPGTAPTRWRFLARNRLIAALGQAVLVVEASWRSGALSTARLADQLSRPVGAVPGPITSAASAGCHRVIRERGAVLVTEPSELLDLLPGGPAAGDGSFAVQDELDLLSPADRRVLDAVPPRSSLAIARIAREVGFGQAEVDAALARLALLGLVETLGDRARRARPRR
- a CDS encoding ribonuclease HII codes for the protein MTVTLPTLDLELALAARCGPGRRLVVGLDEVGRGALAGPVAMGACALEIVDGRTPALPEGVRDSKKLSPRRREALVEPILKAVHAGAVGWAGPAEIDEFGIVGALTRAGLRALEGLGVEPDAILLDGDADVLSAALVRPDRPAPVVELRVAADRDCASVSAASVLAKVARDAHMVELDGLAPEYCWASNKGYGSAAHREAIDRLGVHEHHRRSWRLGSAPGAPVAALTAVGPAPAAAEEPAASAAPVVPTSVPAPAPSPAGVLWSDQWPLQHKEERR
- the lepB gene encoding signal peptidase I — its product is MHRDPVRGRRRPHPVVAAAVCVVLLLVAAGTVRHVVVRPFRVPSASMEPALVAGDVILADRSTRGTATRGDVVVFDGTGYFAPSAEDGGRYWVKRVIGVGGDRVRCCDPDGAITIDGEPLQEPYLAPGTAPSEIEFDLRVPPGRMFVLGDNRSDSTDSRHLLGAPGGGMIPVDRVVGDVDRIVWPLTRRGTV
- a CDS encoding tyrosine recombinase XerC; this encodes MTAASESSGEVKPSGQAEPALEAVVSAFAEHLRLERGRSEHTVRAYCREATSLLEHLAAVERVDLVELDVAALRSWLAARSETGAAASTLARSAAAARTFTTWLATTGRIPQDVGGRLKAPRRGRHLPVVLSGDQAADLLDGVTAAPERPAPPDGNAPPDPIEAPLSSDPSHAPDPSEARDPDRDPHRGHGTTEATVPGEDPVQHAIALRDAAVLELLYSSGLRVSELVALDTRGVDSTQRTVRVRGKGDKERVVPVGIPALEAVQRWELEGRPVLAGRARTVARNRGTPDPRGALFLGVRGGRLGDRAVRTLIDRYATRAGIAKHITPHTLRHSAATHLVEGGADLRSVQDFLGHSSLATTQIYTHVSADRLRRTIDQAHPRA
- a CDS encoding YifB family Mg chelatase-like AAA ATPase, whose translation is MGHARTLSVSLSGLDGTLVEVEADVSPGLPAFTLVGLPDSSTLQARERVRAATAHSGVPLAARRITVNMTPAWRPKRGSGFDLAIAMAVVDAQGDLLVHVPGDTVLLGELGLDGRVRPIPGVLPALLAARGLGISRAVVPQQNLTEARLVDGLEVDGAEDLTDLLHRFGADVPSSPVRQSLQLTAPRPGAMDRPGPAAPPDFADVLGQAQARRAAEVAAAGGHHLLLTGPPGAGKTMIASRIPGILPELEIDDSLTVSAIHSLGGRFDADDGLCRTPPFESPHHTSSTAAIVGGGSGLARPGAISRAHAGVLFLDEAPEFSSRVLEALREPLETGDITLHRARAVTRYPARFQLVLAANPCPCGQAFGKGAGCSCTAMQKRRYAARLSGPVLDRIDMRVQVGPVDIRRTSETEAEPTAVIAQRVAAARRRQRQRFAGLPWRTNAQLPGPRLRREFSPRLPERRLLDHAVAQGRLTLRGHDRVLRLAWTLADLDESDRPDAEHIGLALTLREGEPR